A window from Salmo trutta chromosome 29, fSalTru1.1, whole genome shotgun sequence encodes these proteins:
- the LOC115166758 gene encoding very long-chain acyl-CoA synthetase isoform X2 — MYLVSILFASLAITPLVLKMFFPYIWKDAFYLANLVRTLLKFVLRRRRKPLFLVLDRFLEQSVAHADRPFIVFENKTYSYLDTDRRSNKIANALQRHSKLRPGDTVALFMGNEPAFIFTWLALAKLGCPVALLNYNIRSRSLLHCFNCCSAKLLIAAEELQEAVEEVLPSLREQGVCVYLMTKQCDTLGVEGFSDQVEEASDTPLPQALRSDITFKSPALYIYTSGTTGLPKAAVLNQNRLLAALAVLDSTGVIPGDVIYLNLPLYHTAGFLIGFIGSIETGSTIILRRKFSASQFWDECRKYNVTVVQYIGEVLRYLCNTPKRDNDREHNVRLAIGNGVRAEIWREFLNRFGNIYVREFYASTEGNVGLINYTGKIGAIGRVNYLHRKLFPYALIKYDTERDEPIRDSTGLCVEAPKGETGLLVSKITDIAPFVGYANSQQTEKKRLRDVFQKGDLYFNSGDLLKIDQDNFIYFQDRVGDTFRWKGENVATTEVADILTLIDFVQEANVYGVQVPGKSNLNPSTK; from the exons ATGTACTTGGTTTCTATCCTTTTTGCCAGTTTGGCCATTACACCGCTAGTTCTTAAAATGTTCTTCCCTTACATCTGGAAAGATGCATTCTACCTCGCGAACTTGGTTCGTACTTTGCTGAAGTTTGTTTTACGGAGGAGAAGAAAACCGTTATTTTTGGTTTTGGACCGATTTTTGGAGCAGTCGGTCGCGCATGCCGACAGACCGTTCATCGTGTTTGAAAATAAAACCTATTCGTATCTGGACACGGACAGAAGAAGCAACAAAATAGCCAATGCTTTACAGAGGCACTCGAAGCTGCGACCGGGGGATACCGTGGCTCTTTTTATGGGAAACGAACCTGCCTTCATCTTCACCTGGCTGGCCCTGGCCAAACTGGGATGTCCCGTAGCGCTTCTCAACTATAACATCAGATCGAGATCTCTGCTGCACTGCTTCAACTGTTGCAGCGCCAAGCTGCTCATCGCAGCAGAAG AGCTGCAGGAAGCGGTGGAGGAAGTGCTTCCATCCCTGagggagcagggtgtgtgtgtctacctgatGACTAAACAGTGTGACACACTTGGCGTGGAGGGGTTCTCTGACCAGGTGGAGGAAGCATCGGACACACCTCTCCCTCAGGCCCTCCGCTCAGACATCACCTTCAAAAGCCCCGCTCTCTACATCTACACCTCTGGGACCACAg GTCTGCCTAAAGCAGCAGTGCTGAATCAGAACCGGCTGCTGGCAGCCCTGGCCGTGCTGGACTCCACCGGTGTcataccaggtgatgtcatctacCTCAACCTGCCCCTCTACCACACCGCCGGCTTCCTCATCGGCTTCATAGGATCCATCGAGACAG GCTCCACCATCATTCTGAGGAGGAAGTTCTCGGCCTCTCAGttctgggatgaatgcaggaagTACAACGTTACCGTGGTCCAGTACATAGGAGAGGTGTTACGCTACCTCTGTAACACACCCAAG AGAGACAACGACAGAGAGCACAACGTCAGGCTGGCCATTGGTAACGGTGTGAGAGCAGAGATATGGAGGGAATTCCTGAACCGGTTTGGGAACATCTACGTGAGGGAGTTTTATGCTTCAACTGAGGGCAATGTGGGATTGATCAACTACACCGGGAAGATAGGAGCTATCGGACGAGTCAACTACCTACACCGG AAGCTGTTTCCTTATGCTCTGATTAAatatgacacagagagagatgaaccaATCAGAGACTCTACCGGACTGTGTGTAGAAGCTCCTAAAG GTGAGACAGGACTGTTGGTGTCCAAGATCACAGACATCGCTCCTTTTGTTGGATACGCTAACAGCCAGCAGACAGAGAAGAAGAGACTGAGAGACGTGTTTCAGAAAGGAGATCTGTACTTTAACAGTGGAGACCTGCTGAAGATAGACCAGGACAACTTTATTTACTTTCAGGATCGAGTCGGAGATACATTCAG GTGGAAGGGAGAGAATGTGGCCACAACTGAAGTAGCTGACATCCTCACCCTGATAGACTTTGTCCAAGAGGCAAATGTCTACGGTGTTCAAGTACCAGGTAAATCTAACCTTAATCCAAGTACCAA gtaa
- the LOC115166758 gene encoding very long-chain acyl-CoA synthetase isoform X1, whose protein sequence is MYLVSILFASLAITPLVLKMFFPYIWKDAFYLANLVRTLLKFVLRRRRKPLFLVLDRFLEQSVAHADRPFIVFENKTYSYLDTDRRSNKIANALQRHSKLRPGDTVALFMGNEPAFIFTWLALAKLGCPVALLNYNIRSRSLLHCFNCCSAKLLIAAEELQEAVEEVLPSLREQGVCVYLMTKQCDTLGVEGFSDQVEEASDTPLPQALRSDITFKSPALYIYTSGTTGLPKAAVLNQNRLLAALAVLDSTGVIPGDVIYLNLPLYHTAGFLIGFIGSIETGSTIILRRKFSASQFWDECRKYNVTVVQYIGEVLRYLCNTPKRDNDREHNVRLAIGNGVRAEIWREFLNRFGNIYVREFYASTEGNVGLINYTGKIGAIGRVNYLHRKLFPYALIKYDTERDEPIRDSTGLCVEAPKGETGLLVSKITDIAPFVGYANSQQTEKKRLRDVFQKGDLYFNSGDLLKIDQDNFIYFQDRVGDTFRWKGENVATTEVADILTLIDFVQEANVYGVQVPGNEGRIGMAAVTVKVGEQFDGNKTFSHVASYLPAYARPRFIRIQNVVEVTGTFKQMKVRLVEEGFDPASITDPLYILQERKQSYTPMTGQIYSSIVAGIIKL, encoded by the exons ATGTACTTGGTTTCTATCCTTTTTGCCAGTTTGGCCATTACACCGCTAGTTCTTAAAATGTTCTTCCCTTACATCTGGAAAGATGCATTCTACCTCGCGAACTTGGTTCGTACTTTGCTGAAGTTTGTTTTACGGAGGAGAAGAAAACCGTTATTTTTGGTTTTGGACCGATTTTTGGAGCAGTCGGTCGCGCATGCCGACAGACCGTTCATCGTGTTTGAAAATAAAACCTATTCGTATCTGGACACGGACAGAAGAAGCAACAAAATAGCCAATGCTTTACAGAGGCACTCGAAGCTGCGACCGGGGGATACCGTGGCTCTTTTTATGGGAAACGAACCTGCCTTCATCTTCACCTGGCTGGCCCTGGCCAAACTGGGATGTCCCGTAGCGCTTCTCAACTATAACATCAGATCGAGATCTCTGCTGCACTGCTTCAACTGTTGCAGCGCCAAGCTGCTCATCGCAGCAGAAG AGCTGCAGGAAGCGGTGGAGGAAGTGCTTCCATCCCTGagggagcagggtgtgtgtgtctacctgatGACTAAACAGTGTGACACACTTGGCGTGGAGGGGTTCTCTGACCAGGTGGAGGAAGCATCGGACACACCTCTCCCTCAGGCCCTCCGCTCAGACATCACCTTCAAAAGCCCCGCTCTCTACATCTACACCTCTGGGACCACAg GTCTGCCTAAAGCAGCAGTGCTGAATCAGAACCGGCTGCTGGCAGCCCTGGCCGTGCTGGACTCCACCGGTGTcataccaggtgatgtcatctacCTCAACCTGCCCCTCTACCACACCGCCGGCTTCCTCATCGGCTTCATAGGATCCATCGAGACAG GCTCCACCATCATTCTGAGGAGGAAGTTCTCGGCCTCTCAGttctgggatgaatgcaggaagTACAACGTTACCGTGGTCCAGTACATAGGAGAGGTGTTACGCTACCTCTGTAACACACCCAAG AGAGACAACGACAGAGAGCACAACGTCAGGCTGGCCATTGGTAACGGTGTGAGAGCAGAGATATGGAGGGAATTCCTGAACCGGTTTGGGAACATCTACGTGAGGGAGTTTTATGCTTCAACTGAGGGCAATGTGGGATTGATCAACTACACCGGGAAGATAGGAGCTATCGGACGAGTCAACTACCTACACCGG AAGCTGTTTCCTTATGCTCTGATTAAatatgacacagagagagatgaaccaATCAGAGACTCTACCGGACTGTGTGTAGAAGCTCCTAAAG GTGAGACAGGACTGTTGGTGTCCAAGATCACAGACATCGCTCCTTTTGTTGGATACGCTAACAGCCAGCAGACAGAGAAGAAGAGACTGAGAGACGTGTTTCAGAAAGGAGATCTGTACTTTAACAGTGGAGACCTGCTGAAGATAGACCAGGACAACTTTATTTACTTTCAGGATCGAGTCGGAGATACATTCAG GTGGAAGGGAGAGAATGTGGCCACAACTGAAGTAGCTGACATCCTCACCCTGATAGACTTTGTCCAAGAGGCAAATGTCTACGGTGTTCAAGTACCAG GCAACGAGGGGAGGATAGGAATGGCTGCCGTCACGGTGAAGGTGGGAGAACAGTTTGATGGCAACAAAACGTTCAGCCATGTAGCCAGCTACCTACCGGCGTATGCACGGCCCCGCTTCATACGCATCCAG AATGTGGTGGAGGTGACGGGGACCTTCAAGCAGATGAAggtgaggttagtggaggaaGGTTTCGACCCGGCCAGCATCACAGACCCTCTGTACATCCTACAGGAGAGAAAGCAGAGTTACACACCAATGACTGGCCAGATCTACAGCTCCATAGTGGCAGGCATCATCAAGCTGTGA